The Caenorhabditis elegans chromosome II genome has a segment encoding these proteins:
- the lips-7 gene encoding Triacylglycerol lipase (Confirmed by transcript evidence) codes for MYYQNFRAMIIAVRQYTGQKVDVIGYSMGSPLARKAILGGQCVDTREILGAPLTELVDTFLSVAGANYGSVLCILPVPVGTCNKKNGLHCDSEFLQDINNQHRYEGSHVFSIFSTADEKIGFRSCGRPVSPIRGGTGFVKRDGLNHDQLMDTTHPLQRNFILYHSPKAPKSHRNVN; via the exons ATGTattaccaaaatttcagagcaatGATAATTGCAGTCCGACAGTACACTGGGCAGAAAGTTGACGTCATCGGCTACTCAATGGGCTCCCCGTTAGCTAGAAAAGCAATTCTTGGAGGACAATGTGTGGATACCCGGGAGATTTTGG gTGCTCCGCTGACTGAGCTCGTGGACACCTTCCTGTCAGTTGCTGGTGCAAATTATGGTAGTGTCCTGTGCATTCTGCCGGTGCCTGTTGGAACATGTAATAA aaaaaacggACTGCACTGTGACTCGGAATTCCTTCAAGATATCAATAACCAGCATCGCTACGAGGGATCCCATGTCTTCAGTATATTCTCAACTGCAGATGAAAAAATAGGATTCAGATCCTGTGGAAGACCAGTGTCCCCGATTAGAGGAGGTACTGGATTTGTGAAGCGTGATGGGCTTAACCATGACCAGTTGATGGATACTACGCATCCATTGCAAAGGAATTTTATATTGTATCACTCGCCTAAGGCTCCAAAGAGTCATAGGAATGTTAACTAA
- the lips-7 gene encoding LIPaSe related (Confirmed by transcript evidence) — translation MKSLIFIFSLTFTFSRISADFTPHFRKFLHDSYGIAITGQLERTDLGMDASFGGKENPTEVPQNPVIIVHGITNKASRFGGTVAYLKSKGYKNSEIYGTTWGDSGRTPVGLVDMKCNYVKQIRAMIIAVRQYTGQKVDVIGYSMGSPLARKAILGGQCVDTREILGAPLTELVDTFLSVAGANYGSVLCILPVPVGTCNKKNGLHCDSEFLQDINNQHRYEGSHVFSIFSTADEKIGFRSCGRPVSPIRGGTGFVKRDGLNHDQLMDTTHPLQRNFILYHSPKAPKSHRNVN, via the exons ATGAAAAGcttgatttttatattttccctGACATTTACATTTTCCCGAATTTCTGCGGATTTTACACCACATTTCCGCAAATTCCTTCATGATAGCTATGGAATTGCTATAACCGGACAGCTGGAGCGTACCGATTTGGGGATGGATGCGAGTTTCGGTGGAAAGGAGAACCCAACAGAGGTGCCACAGAATCCTGTGATCATTGTGCACGGGATCACTAATAAGGCGTCGAGGTTTGgg GGCACCGTGGCCTACCTGAAATCCAAAGGCTATAAAAACTCGGAGATCTATGGCACAACTTGGGGAGACAGTGGGAGGACACCCGTTGGCCTTGTGGATATGAAATGCAACTATGTTAAGCAGATACG agcaatGATAATTGCAGTCCGACAGTACACTGGGCAGAAAGTTGACGTCATCGGCTACTCAATGGGCTCCCCGTTAGCTAGAAAAGCAATTCTTGGAGGACAATGTGTGGATACCCGGGAGATTTTGG gTGCTCCGCTGACTGAGCTCGTGGACACCTTCCTGTCAGTTGCTGGTGCAAATTATGGTAGTGTCCTGTGCATTCTGCCGGTGCCTGTTGGAACATGTAATAA aaaaaacggACTGCACTGTGACTCGGAATTCCTTCAAGATATCAATAACCAGCATCGCTACGAGGGATCCCATGTCTTCAGTATATTCTCAACTGCAGATGAAAAAATAGGATTCAGATCCTGTGGAAGACCAGTGTCCCCGATTAGAGGAGGTACTGGATTTGTGAAGCGTGATGGGCTTAACCATGACCAGTTGATGGATACTACGCATCCATTGCAAAGGAATTTTATATTGTATCACTCGCCTAAGGCTCCAAAGAGTCATAGGAATGTTAACTAA
- the mlt-10 gene encoding Molting protein mlt-10 (Confirmed by transcript evidence), translating to MRNLNLILFTALAAVTYANVQPHDISQNGAVKDGNHLRIDLNETSSVELMDKWLSQAFSGLMAAVASKKIAKMPAEHQNIVQQCSKDAKDVREHAKCLVKLLDAEKSGKLGRKQYQKVVKSPETIVLPENPKMLTKKDLEKAENAGAAENNENLEWIGSFGTARAKRSYKVVHRDSYALRSTDDVDGMTKLAKSLTNTVRAMKNKTERAEPWVEAVGRIKKLGEEAKREKKNREVMKKRLKQMIDNTPAEFVDPRKPVALKQAEMEDENNEIAKLMRKKEADEIRVPLKFLRKAVKTALMLGGQNVTDFDQKTLKMVSPRMMSIVPEQEDESLFNLLSPSLFSLHDEGEGIEKLTSLPHLLKKLDNHGQNAWMDFIVEAAGVSDEVTKTEKVFREKKEKELRGTDGVPLYFTKENATKILGNEEKSKIEVFEDLDKSYSEEQKKKLNDDGFAFLTEKQMERLYGKESPYKHTKALKKFKRLRDDPEKYIEKDIRALAEAEKFRVARRADIVSSPFILTPLTFASAPLSNTFIVLSPLVLSPITLSPAVLGPIILSPWVFVPLILSPRVLSPLIVNPLVFSPIILSPLVLHPLILVPGVFNPIILSPLVLSPLILSPQVFTPLILSPFALNPLILTPMVGSPLILSPFVLSPIILSPQALFAVVLSPYALSPLVESKLIAAEVVLSPSWLS from the exons atgagaaatttgaacttaATATTATTTACGGCCTTGGCAG CCGTAACCTATGCTAACGTCCAACCTCATGATATTAGTCAAAATGGAGCAGTTAAGGATGGTAATCATTTAAGG attgaccTGAATGAGACCTCATCCGTGGAGCTTATGGACAAATGGTTGTCCCAGGCCTTCTCCGGACTTATGGCGGCGGTGGCCTCTAAGAAAATCGCCAAAATGCCAGCAGAGCATCAAAATATTGTGCAGCAATGCTCGAAAGACGCAAAGGATGTTCGGGAGCATGCCAAGTGTCTTGTGAAGCTTCTCGAtgctgaaaaatcgggaaaactTGGAAGAAAGCAGTACCAGAAAGTGGTGAAGTCTCCAGAAACTATCGTTTTacctgaaaatccaaaaatgctGACCAAAAAGGATTTGGAAAAGGCTGAAAATGCTGGAGCTGCTGAAAATAACGAGAATCTGGAATGGATCGGCTCCTTCGGAACAGCCCGTGCAAAGCGCTCCTACAAAGTCGTCCATCGTGACAGTTACGCCTTGAGATCCACGGATGACGTCGATGGTATGACAAAGCTGGCGAAATCCCTTACAAATACCGTTAGAGCTATGAAAAATAAGACGGAGCGAGCCGAGCCATGGGTTGAAGCTGTCGGACGTATCAAGAAGCTTGGAGAAGAGGCGAAACGGGAGAAGAAGAACCGTGAAGTTATGAAGAAGAGACTGAAGCAGATGATTGATAATACACCGGCCGAGTTTGTGGATCCACGGAAGCCGGTGGCTTTGAAGCAG gcagAGATGGAAGACGAGAACAATGAAATCGCAAAACTTATGCGCAAGAAGGAAGCCGACGAGATCCGTGTTCCACTGAAATTCCTGAGAAAAGCTGTGAAGACAGCTCTGATGCTCGGCGGCCAAAATGTGACGGATTTCGAtcaaaaaacgctgaaaatggtctcaccacgaatgATGTCGATTGTTCCAGAGCAGGAGGATGAGAGTTTg TTCAATCTCCTCTCGCCATCCTTATTCTCGCTTCACGACGAGGGAGAAGGCATCGAGAAGCTCACCTCACTGCCgcatttgttgaaaaaactggATAACCACGGACAAAATGCCTGGATGGATTTTATTGTGGAAGCCGCTG GCGTCAGTGATGAGGTGACCAAGACTGAAAAGGTGTTCCgcgagaagaaggagaaggagTTGAGAGGAACCGATGGAGTTCCACTTTACTTTACTAAG gaaaacgcCACAAAAATCCTGGGAAAcgaggaaaaatcaaaaatcgaagtttTCGAGGATCTCGATAAGTCATACAGTGAAGAGCAAAAGAAGAAGCTTAACGATGATGGATTCgcatttttgactgaaaaacaaatggaaAGACTCTACGGAAAGGAAAGCCCGTACAAGCATACAAAGGCGTTGAAGAAGTTCAAGAGACTGAGAGATGACCCAGAGAAATATATTGAGAAGGA CATCCGCGCCCTCGCTGAAGCCGAAAAGTTCCGAGTTGCTCGCCGAGCCGACATCGTCTCCTCTCCATTCATCCTAACCCCTCTCACCTTCGCCTCGGCCCCTCTCTCCAACACATTCATCGTCTTGTCCCCACTGGTCCTGTCCCCAATCACCCTGTCCCCAGCCGTCTTGGGACCAATTATCCTGTCCCCTTGGGTCTTTGTCCCACTGATTCTGTCCCCTCGTGTCCTCTCTCCCCTGATTGTCAATCCCCTCGTCTTCTCTCCAATCATCCTGTCTCCACTGGTTCTCCATCCGCTGATCCTTGTCCCAGGAGTGTTCAATCCGATCATTCTGTCCCCATTGGTGTTGTCCCCGTTGATCCTGTCCCCACAGGTGTTCACCCCATTGATCTTGTCCCCGTTCGCTTTGAATCCTTTGATCTTGACACCTATGGTCGGATCCCCGCTGATCCTGTCCCCATTCGTCTTGTCGCCAATTATTCTGTCGCCACAGGCGTTGTTCGCGGTCGTGTTGTCCCCGTACGCCCTGTCCCCACTGGTTGAGTCAAAGCTTATTGCTGCTGAAGTTGTGTTGTCCCCATCATGGCTTTCATAG